Proteins encoded by one window of Sorangium aterium:
- a CDS encoding ferritin-like domain-containing protein — MNQDTMTMILNVIELDLAAAEGYRISADACVGGDLKKQLVAFGADHERHVAELSDWVRAQGGEPATELGDVGKIIVGYTKLSSQEDRTAVLAMRGNEELTNGTYASALRGEAPDDLKPILERGFEDERRHIAWIREVISSRGWDQEPAELREVSKAA, encoded by the coding sequence ATGAACCAGGACACGATGACGATGATCCTCAATGTGATCGAGCTCGACCTCGCCGCGGCTGAGGGGTACCGGATATCGGCCGACGCCTGCGTCGGCGGCGATCTCAAGAAGCAGCTCGTTGCCTTCGGGGCCGATCACGAGCGCCACGTCGCGGAGCTCTCCGACTGGGTGCGCGCGCAGGGCGGCGAGCCCGCCACGGAGCTCGGCGACGTCGGGAAGATCATCGTGGGCTACACGAAGCTGTCGAGCCAGGAGGACCGCACCGCCGTGCTGGCGATGCGCGGGAACGAGGAGCTGACCAACGGCACGTACGCCTCCGCGCTCCGCGGCGAAGCGCCCGACGATCTGAAGCCCATTCTGGAGCGCGGGTTCGAGGACGAGCGGCGCCACATCGCGTGGATCCGCGAGGTGATCAGCTCTCGGGGATGGGACCAGGAGCCGGCCGAGCTGCGCGAGGTGTCCAAGGCGGCTTGA
- a CDS encoding type 1 glutamine amidotransferase domain-containing protein: protein MLFRKRLKGLHVAVLATDGFEQVELTIPTKALRAEGAHVEVLSLRRGNIRGLNLYWPGRTVRVDRTVEQAAPADYDALLLPGGFINPDLLRQSRAAREFVRAIDEAGKPIATLCHGPWMLASAGRLNGRQLTSWPGIRDDLVHAGAVWRDEAVVRDGNWVSSRGPHDLAAFTRAMIELFAERDSAAPKGAASHAISAPQQSAPPPWAVAGMVALSRAYTARRLLGAAAVLGAGILALRRLARQA from the coding sequence ATGCTGTTTCGGAAAAGGTTGAAGGGGTTGCACGTCGCGGTGCTCGCGACCGATGGATTCGAGCAGGTCGAGCTGACGATCCCGACGAAGGCGCTCCGCGCCGAGGGGGCCCACGTCGAGGTGCTCTCGCTCCGACGCGGGAACATCCGCGGCCTGAACCTGTACTGGCCCGGCCGTACGGTGCGCGTCGATCGGACGGTGGAGCAAGCGGCTCCGGCCGACTACGACGCCCTGCTCTTGCCGGGCGGCTTCATCAACCCCGACCTCCTCCGGCAGAGCCGAGCGGCGCGGGAGTTCGTCAGGGCCATCGACGAGGCGGGGAAGCCGATCGCCACGCTCTGCCACGGCCCGTGGATGCTCGCGTCGGCGGGGCGCCTGAACGGCCGGCAGCTCACGTCATGGCCTGGCATTCGGGACGATCTCGTGCATGCCGGCGCCGTCTGGCGCGACGAGGCCGTCGTGCGCGACGGGAACTGGGTTTCGAGCCGCGGTCCGCACGATCTGGCCGCCTTCACGCGCGCGATGATCGAGCTCTTCGCGGAGCGCGATTCGGCAGCGCCGAAGGGAGCGGCGTCACACGCGATCTCGGCCCCGCAGCAAAGCGCGCCTCCCCCGTGGGCCGTGGCCGGGATGGTGGCCCTGTCGAGGGCCTACACAGCGCGCCGGCTCCTCGGGGCGGCGGCGGTGCTCGGCGCCGGGATCCTCGCGCTCCGGCGGCTCGCCAGGCAGGCGTGA